Proteins co-encoded in one Chaetodon auriga isolate fChaAug3 chromosome 9, fChaAug3.hap1, whole genome shotgun sequence genomic window:
- the nkx2.5 gene encoding homeobox protein Nkx-2.5, with protein MFPSPCTSTPFSVKDILNLEQSHDVMVSSLDVSSRMDCSTMPTPSSSSSSSSSCMLTRLKQEPLRDMSTAVSLFGEDLHESRAGRGNALSFAPTFYGKSLMEMDMVKDGKSDAFEGKRRKEEFSPSAEPVEDIKPEDPDRPKPRRRRKPRVLFSQAQVYELERRFKQQRYLSAPERDHLAGVLKLTPTQVKIWFQNRRYKCKRQRQDQSLEMVSLPPPRRVSVPVLVRDGKPCLAAETATYNPSYSMGHINHFTYNNYPAFSNYTSPGCNTNYACNYPAATMQTMQGSSTNGNYMNFGVGDLNNVQNTFSSSNGVSSLHGIRTW; from the exons ATGTTTCCCAGCCCCTGCACGTCCACTCCCTTCTCTGTAAAGGACATATTAAACCTGGAGCAGAGTCATGACGTTATGGTGTCTTCTCTGGACGTCTCCTCTCGCATGGACTGCAGCACCATGCcgaccccctcctcctcctcctcctcctcctcctcctgcatgctgACCCGCCTGAAGCAGGAGCCTCTTCGGGACATGTCGACCGCCGTCTCGCTGTTTGGAGAAGACCTCCACGAGTCCAGAGCCGGCAGAGGCAATGCGCTCAGCTTCGCTCCTACCTTTTATGGGAAATCACTCATGGAGATGGATATGGTTAAAGATGGGAAATCAGACGCGTTTGAGGGGAAACGTAGAAAAG AGGAGTTCAGTCCTTCGGCCGAGCCAGTGGAGGACATAAAACCAGAGGATCCGGATCGACCAAAGCCGCGGAGACGCAGAAAGCCGCGAGTCCTCTTCTCCCAGGCGCAGGTGTACGAGCTGGAGCGCCGCTTCAAGCAGCAGAGGTACCTGTCTGCCCCGGAGAGAGACCACCTGGCCGGAGTGCTCAAACTCACCCCGACCCAGGTGAAGATCTGGTTCCAGAACAGGAGGTACAAGTGCAAGCGACAGAGGCAGGACCAGAGCCTGGAGATGGTGTCCCTGCCGCCGCCCAGGAGGGTGTCGGTGCCGGTGCTGGTGCGGGACGGGAAGCCTTGTCTGGCGGCAGAAACAGCCACCTACAACCCCTCTTACAGTATGGGTCACATCAACCATTTCACCTATAACAACTATCCAGCTTTCAGTAACTACACCAGCCCCGGCTGCAACACGAACTACGCGTGCAATTATCCTGCAGCCACAATGCAAACTATGCAAGGATCCTCCACCAACGGGAATTACATGAACTTTGGGGTAGGGGACCTGAATAATGTCCAAAACACCTTTTCCTCCAGTAATGGGGTGTCCTCGCTACATGGCATTAGGAcgtggtaa